One Solanum pennellii chromosome 10, SPENNV200 genomic region harbors:
- the LOC107002153 gene encoding calcium-dependent protein kinase 20-like, translated as MGNTCSGPTLNKDSADSSKTDGKGSDSNNVQNTPPPHLQIPGDQDEKSKNSQNGDDIVVEDVKRNKSSNLKRVMSAGLQVDTVLGRKTGNLKDIYTLGRKLGQGQFGTTFLCVDKAQPKEFACKSIAKRKLTTEEDVEDVRREIQIMHHLAGHPSVVQIVGAYEDAVAVHVVMELCAGGELFDRIIKRGHYSEKKAAELARVIVGVVEACHSLGVMHRDLKPENFLFVNEKEESSLKTIDFGLSVFFKPGETFTDVVGSPYYVAPEVLRKRYGPECDIWSAGVIIYILLSGVPPFWDETEQGIFEQIVKGELDLVSEPWPAISESAKDLVRKMLVREPKKRLTAHEVLCHPWVRVGGVAPDKPLDSAVLSRLNQFSAMNKLKKIAIRVIAENLSGEEIAGLKQMFKMIDADNSGHITLEELKKGLEKVGSKLKDSEINSLMQAADMDNSGTIDYGEFIAAMLHLNKVQKEDHMYAAFSYFDQDGSGYITQEELQKACEKFGLSNIPMEELMREVDQDNDGRIDYNEFVAMMQDTGFGKNGNKRV; from the exons ATGGGGAATACATGCTCCGGACCTACTTTGAACAAAGATTCAGCAGATTCATCAAAGACAGATGGAAAAGGTTCTGATTCTAATAATGTCCAGAACACCCCTCCTCCACATCTTCAGATACCTGGAGATCaggatgaaaaatcaaaaaattccCAAAACGGTGACGACATTGTTGTGGAAGATGTCAAAAGAAATAAGTCTAGTAATCTGAAGCGAGTAATGAGTGCAGGCCTGCAAGTTGATACTGTTTTAGGACGAAAAACCGGAAATTTGaaagatatttatactttaggAAGGAAATTAGGACAAGGACAATTTGGGACAACCTTTTTGTGTGTAGACAAAGCTCAACCAAAAGAATTTGCATGTAAATCAATTGCTAAAAGGAAGTTGACGACTGAAGAAGATGTCGAGGATGTAAGGAGGGAGATTCAGATAATGCATCACTTGGCAGGCCACCCTAGTGTTGTACAGATTGTTGGGGCTTATGAGGATGCTGTTGCTGTTCATGTTGTAATGGAGCTTTGTGCTGGTGGTGAACTTTTCGATAGGATTATAAAGAGAGGCCATTATTCTGAGAAGAAGGCTGCTGAACTTGCAAGAGTAATAGTAGGTGTTGTAGAAGCATGTCATTCACTCGGTGTTATGCATAGGGACCTCAAGCCTGAGAACTTCCTTTTTGTCAATGAGAAAGAGGAGTCCTCATTGAAGACCATCGACTTTGGATTATCTGTCTTCTTTAAACCAG GTGAAACATTCACAGATGTGGTTGGAAGCCCTTACTATGTAGCACCAGAAGTCCTGCGAAAGCGTTATGGTCCAGAATGTGATATTTGGAGTGCTGGAGTAATAATTTATATACTTCTTAGCGGTGTGCCTCCATTTTGGGATG AAACTGAGCAAGGAATATTTGAACAGATTGTAAAAGGGGAACTTGACTTAGTATCCGAACCTTGGCCAGCTATATCAGAAAGTGCCAAAGATCTAGTCAGAAAAATGCTTGTGAGGGAACCCAAAAAGCGGTTGACAGCTCATGAAGTTCTCT GTCACCCATGGGTCCGTGTAGGTGGAGTTGCTCCAGATAAGCCTCTTGATTCTGCTGTTCTTTCTCGTCTCAATCAATTTTCTGcaatgaataaattaaagaagataGCAATCAGA GttattgctgaaaatctgtctgGAGAGGAAATTGCAGGATTAAAGCAAATGTTCAAAATGATAGACGCGGATAACAGTGGACATATTACACTGGAGGAACTGAAAAAGGGTTTAGAAAAAGTTGGTTCCAAACTTAAGGATTCAGAAATAAACAGTTTAATGCAAGCG GCAGATATGGATAATAGTGGTACCATTGACTATGGCGAGTTTATCGCTGCTATGCTTCATCTAAACAAAGTCCAGAAGGAGGATCACATGTATGCtgctttttcatattttgatcaAGATGGTAGTGGATATATCACACAAGAAGAGCTCCAAAAGGCTTGTGAGAAGTTTGGTTTGAGCAATATTCCCATGGAAGAACTTATGCGTGAAGTTGATCAGGATAAT GATGGGCGCATTGACTACAATGAATTTGTAGCAATGATGCAGGATACTGGTTTTGGTAAGAATGGCAACAAGAGAGTGTGA
- the LOC107002152 gene encoding pre-mRNA-splicing factor ATP-dependent RNA helicase DEAH7, translating into MQKGDAGPIDLDKTTTTLEPDKTSSGGLFVPGKERVVFKPSERKSLLGLDALAIAKRGGAAVESEFKVPRERLASFASSLDEDEESSAASGIDELGHTASNVSRNNVRRRYRESYASETSVSGSAVTDERGDAETVVRSHLNEKTEVPPVSSGSLRSTISRGESVDRERDGSEYRDNYRSESREGRRRDRRTSREERHYRDSSRGYEREYDGDDGRKRSRYDGFRRTPGRSEWDDGRWEWQDTPRRDSRSSSSSRRYEPSPSPKFLGASPDSRLVSPWLGDHTPQSAGAASPWDSVAPSPTPIRASGSSVRSSSSRYGAKSSLSMSSTGGALSEDGGDDTNDASEDQNEEITESMRLEMEYNSDRAWYDREEGSTVFEGDGSSAFLGDEASFQKKEVELAKKLVRRDGSKMSLAQSKRLSQLTADNAQWEDRQLLRSGAVRGTEVQTEFDDEDERKVILLVHDTKPPFLDGRIVFTKQAEPIMPIKDPTSDMAIISRKGSALVREIREKQNMHKSRQRFWELAGSKLGDILGVEKSAEQVDADTATVGEDGEVDFKGEARFSQHLKKGEAVSDFALSKTLSQQRQYLPIFSVRDDLLQVVRENQVVVVVGETGSGKTTQLTQYLHEDGYTSNGIVGCTQPRRVAAMSVAKRVSEEMETDLGDKVGYAIRFEDVTGPSTVIKYMTDGVLLRETLKDPDLEKYRVIVMDEAHERSLNTDVLFGILKKVVARRRDFKLIVTSATLNAQKFSNFFGSVPIFHIPGRTFPVNKLYSKTPCEDYVEAAVKQAMTIHITSAPGDILIFMTGQDEIEATCYALSERMEQLTSSTKQAVPNLLILPIYSQLPADLQAKIFQKAEDGARKCIVATNIAETSLTVDGIYYVIDTGYGKMKVYNPRMGMDALQVFPISRAAADQRAGRAGRTGPGTCYRLYTENAYENEMLQSPVPEIQRTNLGNVVLLLKSLKIQNLLDFDFMDPPPQDNILNSMYQLWVLGALNNVGDLTSLGWKMVEFPLDPPLAKMLLMGEQLECLNEVLTIVSMLSVPSVFFRPKDRAEESDAAREKFFVPESDHLTLLNVYQQWKANQYRGDWCNDHYLQVKGLRKAREVRSQLLDILKTLKIPLTSCGPDWDVVRKAICSAYFHNAARLKGVGEYVNCRNGMPCHLHPTSALYGLGYTPDNVVYHELILTSKEYMQCVTAVEPHWLAELGPMFFSVKDSDTSMLEHKKKQKEEKTAMEEEMEKLRKVQAEAERRNKEKEKEKRAKELQQVSMPGLKKGSTTYLRPKRLGL; encoded by the exons ATGCAG AAAGGAGATGCTGGACCAATTGATCTGGACAAGACAACAACGACATTGGAACCTGATAAGACGAGCAGTGGGGGTCTTTTTGTTCCTGGGAAGGAGAGAGTAGTTTTTAAACCTTCAGAGCGGAAATCACTTCTAG GGCTTGATGCCTTGGCGATTGCTAAAAGGGGAGGGGCTGCTGTAGAGAGTGAATTTAAAGTTCCAAGGGAGAGACTTGCTTCATTTGCGTCATCTTTAGATGAGGATGAAGAGTCATCTGCTGCTTCTGGAATTGATGAGTTGGGACATACTGCATCTAATGTTTCACGGAACAATGTACGGAGGAGGTATCGTGAATCTTATGCTAGTGAGACATCTGTTTCAG gTAGTGCAGTAACCGATGAACGGGGAGATGCTGAGACAGTCGTGAGGTCTCACTTGAATGAGAAAACAGAG GTTCCACCTGTATCTTCTGGGAGTTTACGTTCTACGATATCTAGGGGCGAGTCAGTTGACCGTGAAAGAGATGGAAGTGAATACAGGGATAATTACAGAAGTGAAAGCAGGGAAGGGAGAAGGAGAGATAGAAGAACCAGCAGGGAAGAGCGCCACTATAGGGATTCATCACGTGGTTATGAAAGAGAATATGATGGGGATGACGGAAGAAAAAGAAGTAGATATGATGGTTTCAGGAGGACTCCTG GAAGATCGGAATGGGATGATGGTAGATGGGAGTGGCAAGATACCCCTCGTCGTGATAGTCGTTCCAGTAGTAGTAGCAGGCGTTATGAGCCTTCACCATCACCAAAGTTTCTTGGTGCTTCACCTGATTCTCGACTTGTTTCACCATGGCTCGGGGATCATACTCCTCAATCTGCTG GAGCTGCTTCTCCGTGGGACAGTGTGGCTCCTTCTCCAACTCCAATTAGGGCATCTGGGTCATCAGTAAGATCTTCAAGTTCCAGATATGGTGCAAAATCCAGTTTGAGTATGTCTTCTACAGGAGGTGCTCTGTCTGAG GACGGAGGAGATGACACAAATGATGCCTCTGAAGATCAGAATGAAGAGATTACTGAAAGTATGCGTTTAGAGATGGAGTATAATTCAGATCGTGCCTG GTATGACCGCGAAGAAGGTAGTACAGTGTTTGAAGGGGATGGTTCATCAGCATTTCTAGGTGATGAGGCATCTTTCCAGAAGAAAGAGGTGGAATTGGCCAAAAAACTG GTTCGTAGAGATGGAAGCAAGATGTCACTTGCTCAAAGTAAAAGGTTATCACAGCTCACTGCAGACAATGCTCAATGGGAGGACCGCCAGCTTTTGAGATCTGGAGCTGTTAGAGGTACCGAGGTGCAGACGGAGTTTGATGATGAGGATGAACGGAAGGTTATTCTTCTTGTTCACG ATACAAAGCCTCCCTTTTTGGATGGAAGAATTGTTTTCACCAAGCAAGCTGAGCCGATAATGCCAATAAAGGACCCAACTTCAGATATGGCCATAATTTCACGTAAAGGCTCAGCTCTAGTTCGGGAAATACGTGAAAAACAAAACATGCACAAGTCTCGACAAAGATTTTGGGAGCTGGCTGGTTCAAAACTCGGAGATATCCTTGGTGTTGAGAAGAGTGCAGAGCAG GTTGATGCGGATACTGCTACAGTGGGCGAGGATGGTGAGGTTGATTTTAAAGGAGAAGCTAGATTCTCACAGCACTTAAAGAAAGGGGAAGCTGTCAGTGACTTTGCATTATCAAAAACACTTTCACAGCAAAGGCAGTATCTGCCCATCTTCTCTGTGCGAGATGATTTATTGCAG GTGGTTCGCGAAAACCAGGTGGTGGTTGTTGTTGGAGAAACTGGTTCTGGAAAGACAACACAGCTAACTCAG TACCTTCATGAAGATGGCTATACAAGTAACGGGATTGTTGGTTGCACCCAACCCAGGCGTGTGGCAGCCATGAGTGTTGCAAAAAGAGTCAGTGAAGAAATGGAAACCGATCTTGGTGATAAAGTTGGATATGCCATTCGTTTTGAAGATGTCACTGGGCCAAGTACTGTTATCAAG TACATGACTGATGGTGTTCTTCTAAGGGAAACACTCAAAGATCCTGATCTTGAAAAATATCG TGTAATTGTAATGGATGAGGCCCATGAGAGATCACTCAACACTGATGTCCTTTTTGGCATTCTTAAGAAAGTTGTGGCTAGGCGACGTGATTTTAAGCTTATTGTCACTTCTGCAACTCTGAATGCCCAGAAGTTCTCTAACTTTTTTGGGAG CGTACCAATATTTCACATACCTGGAAGAACCTTTCCAGTTAATAAATTGTATAGTAAAACCCCATGTGAAGATTATGTCGAAGCTGCAGTTAAGCAAGCCATGACCATCCATATTACTAGTGCACCGGGTGATATACTCATCTTCATGACTGGTCAGGATGAGATTGAAGCTACCTGTTATGCACTTTCAGAGCGCATGGAACAGCTTACTTCGTCAACAAAGCAAGCAGTGCCCAATCTATTGATTCTTCCTATATACTCTCAACTGCCCGCTGATTTGCAAGCAAAAATATTCCAGAAAGCTGAAGACGGGGCTCGAAAATGCATTGTTGCTACTAATATCGCTGAAACATCCTTGACTGTCGATGGAATTTACTACGTCATTGATACAGGCTATGGTAAAATGAAGGTGTACAATCCTCGTATGGGTATGGATGCTCTGCAAGTGTTCCCTATTAGTCGAGCTGCAGCTGACCAGCGTGCTGGTCGAGCTGGTAGAACTGGCCCAGGAACTTGTTACCGGCTTTATACTGAGAATGCGTATGAGAATGAAATGCTGCAAAGTCCCGTGCCAGAGATTCAACGGACAAATCTTGGGAATGTGGTTTTGCTGCTCAAGTCTCTCAAAATTCAGAACCTgttggattttgattttatgGACCCACCTCCTCAGGATAACATCCTTAACTCCATGTATCAGTTGTGGGTATTAGGTGCACTTAACAATGTTGGGGATTTAACAAGCCTTGGCTGGAAAATGGTGGAGTTCCCATTGGATCCTCCCCTTGCCAAAATGCTCTTGATGGGAGAACAACTAGAATGTTTGAATGAGGTTCTGACTATTGTTTCTATGCTTTCAGTGCCTTCTGTTTTCTTTAGACCCAAGGATAGGGCTGAGGAAAGTGATGCCGCTAGGGAAAAGTTTTTTGTGCCAGAATCTGATCACCTTACACTGCTTAATGTTTACCAGCAATGGAAAGCTAATCAATACAGAGGGGACTGGTGTAATGACCACTATTTACAGGTCAAAGGTTTACGCAAGGCTAGGGAAGTAAGGTCTCAATTGCTGGATATCCTCAAGACACTTAAAATTCCACTCACTTCCTGTGGTCCTGATTGGGATGTTGTAAGGAAAGCCATCTGCTCTGCCTACTTCCATAATGCAGCTAGGTTGAAAGGAGTTGGGGAATATGTTAATTGCAGGAATGGAATGCCTTGCCACCTTCATCCCACTAGTGCTCTGTATGGATTGGGTTACACTCCTGATAATGTGGTTTATCATGAGCTTATCTTGACATCAAAGGAGTACATGCAGTGTGTGACAGCTGTGGAGCCTCACTGGTTGGCTGAACTGGGCCCCATGTTTTTCTCCGTGAAAGATTCTGATACATCAATGCTGGAACATAAAAAGAAACAGAAAGAGGAGAAAACTGCCATGGAGGAAGAAATGGAGAAGTTGCGTAAAGTACAGGCTGAAGCTGAGAGACGAAacaaggagaaggagaaggaaaagAGAGCAAAAGAACTGCAACAGGTTTCTATGCCTGGTTTGAAGAAAGGCTCAACTACTTATTTACGACCTAAGAGGCTCGGTCTGTAA
- the LOC107032010 gene encoding uncharacterized protein LOC107032010, whose translation MANPRRTTFSSSGNQNHHQLPISTAPFQNQGTQISSLMNSLKSFLKKPHAFPFLLSLFLFLTWVSLRFQHPSTSNPQREEWHAKVQSGSDQNANLVRFSASSSSIAKDKRGWLINPISLALDSAISGGAAVCASVHLGEIRSGGLRGNHRHHTCNETFVIWGAKTVFRVENDAVKKGYAEVIIGADEVAVAVSPLGTAHALVNIDPVRSTYFMGCQDSVINYNGSTTDFNVWKDL comes from the exons GTAACCAGAACCACCACCAACTTCCAATCTCCACCGCCCCATTTCAGAATCAGGGAACCCAAATCTCAAGTTTGATGAACTCACTCAAATCCTTCCTCAAGAAACCCCATGCTTTCCCTTTTCTCCTCTCCCTTTTCCTGTTTCTCACATGGGTTTCACTCAGATTccaacatccttcaacttctAACCCTCAACGAGAAGAGTGGCATGCTAAGGTTCAATCTGGGTCCGATCAAAATGCTAATCTTGTCAGGTTTtcagcttcttcttcttctattgcCAAAGATAAACGTGGCTGGTTGATCAATCCTATTTCTCTTGCCCTTGATTCTGCCATTTCAG GTGGGGCAGCAGTTTGTGCTTCAGTTCATTTGGGTGAGATCAGATCTGGTGGTCTTAGAGGCAACCACAGACACCATACATGCAATGAGACATTTGTTATTTGGGGAGCTAAGACAGTATTCCGG GTGGAAAATGATGCGGTAAAAAAAGGTTACGCGGAAGTAATAATTGGTGCAGATGAAGTTGCTGTTGCAGTCAGCCCCCTTGGAACTGCCCATGCTCTAGTAAATATTGATCCAGTGCGAAGTACATACTTCATGGGGTGCCAGGATAGCGTAATCAACTACAATGGCTCAACGACTGATTTTAATGTATGGAAGGATCTATAA
- the LOC107032009 gene encoding ABSCISIC ACID-INSENSITIVE 5-like protein 2, which yields MVIQGMGSRGGGEAKANALATQGSLYSLTLDEVRNQLGNCGKPLNSMNLDEFVKTVWTIESNQEVVGGNDYGPVQQGASQHHPSSITMSRDLSKKTVDEVWQDIQQGVKIDNVDKRSQERQLTLGEITLEDFLVKAGVIAESTQGKRISGLVFGVDSMSLTQQAQWPHYQIPAMQQVPEQQHQQQQQNIPPVFMPGHPIQQPLPVVANPIMDATYPETQVTMSPAHIIGTLSDTQTSGRKRVAPRDVAENSVERRQKRMIKNRESAARSRARKQAYTHELENKVSFLEEENERLKRQKEIEDILPTVPPPEPKYQLRRTSSGPI from the exons ATGGTAATTCAAGGGATGGGATCTCGGGGGGGAGGTGAAGCAAAGGCAAATGCTTTAGCTACGCAAGGATCACTCTACAGCCTCACTCTTGATGAAGTTCGGAATCAATTGGGGAATTGTGGGAAACCACTCAATAGCATGAACCTTGACGAGTTTGTTAAAACTGTATGGACTATCGAGTCTAATCAAGAAGTGGTGGGGGGAAATGATTACGGGCCAGTGCAGCAAGGGGCTTCTCAGCATCATCCATCGAGCATTACAATGTCCAGGGATCTCAGCAAGAAGACTGTTGATGAGGTGTGGCAAGATATTCAGCAGGGGGTAAAAATAGATAATGTTGATAAGAGAAGCCAGGAGAGGCAACTAACTTTAGGTGAGATAACTCTGGAGGATTTCTTGGTCAAGGCTGGAGTGATTGCAGAGTCGACCCAAGGCAAGAGAATTTCGGGTTTAGTATTTGGGGTTGATTCAATGTCATTGACACAGCAAGCTCAGTGGCCGCACTATCAAATCCCCGCAATGCAACAGGTACCAGAACAgcagcatcaacaacaacagcagAATATACCACCAGTTTTTATGCCAGGCCATCCAATTCAACAGCCTTTACCTGTTGTTGCTAACCCAATTATGGATGCAACTTATCCTGAAACTCAAGTGACAATGTCTCCAGCACATATAATTGGAACACTATCAGACACACAAACATCTGGAAGAAAGCGAGTTGCTCCACGTGACGTCGCTGAAAATAGTGTAGAAAGGAGGCAGAAGAGGATGATTAAAAATAGGGAATCTGCAGCTCGGTCACGAGCAAGAAAGCAG GCTTACACCCATGAACTAGAGAACAAGGTTTCATTTCTTGAAGAGGAGAATGAAAGACTGAAGAGACAGAAG GAGATCGAGGATATTTTACCTACTGTTCCACCTCCAGAGCCGAAGTATCAGCTCCGCAGAACAAGTTCAGGCCCTATCTGA